The Salvelinus fontinalis isolate EN_2023a unplaced genomic scaffold, ASM2944872v1 scaffold_2177, whole genome shotgun sequence nucleotide sequence tttacaatagtgcatctaactcttttaagggggggggggggggttagaaggattactttatcctatcctaggtattccttaaagaggtggggtttcaggtgtctccggaaggtggtgattgactccgctgacctggcgtcgtgagggagtttgttccaccattggggtgccagagcagcgaacagttttctATCATATTTGCCTAAAACCGTCCTCTCCATTATAGTAGATTCACCATAACTTTTGGAAAAATGTATAAACATGACTTACTAAAAATGTACtaaaaaatgtataaacatgACTTACTAATATGATGACCGTCTCCAACTAACCTTCTCTAGGAATGTTCTCCCACCTAAGATTCTAGCCTAATAGCAAGAGGATTCTATCTTCTTATGACCGCATGATCCATTATGACATCACTCTAAGAACGCAATTACTCATCCTCAATGCTTCACTGTGTACAactacagacactacagaattgtgtcatggctttaaaagtttctgattgactcaaatcatgtcaattagcctatcagaaacttttaaagccatgacacaattttcaggattttttcaagctgtttaaatgcagtcaacttagtgtatgtaaacttctgacctactggaattgtgatacagggagttataaatgaaataatcggtctgtcaacaattgttggaaaatctgtgtgtgtatgtacagtggggagaacaagtatttgatacactgatgattttgcaggttttcctacttacaaagcatgtagaggtctgtagtttttaacataggtacacttcaactgtgagagacggaatctaaaacaaaaatccagaaaatcacattgtatgatttaagtaattaatttgcatttattttatataagccaataaacactaaacagaacaaaggacaaggcatattgacattaaggaggggcatgcttaatcgagtgatcacaagggtccagtgagtagaggttggttggggtcacggcgattcagactgctggccgggtagctggctatcggtagcaagctagtgtagcagtgtgatgttgtacccctagattatgcaccaagttgcacacaaggaccaattccaataggccaggtcaagaggggatgttaataatttgataataataataataattcagttttttatttaatttaattacagctgcatagctaatgtttttatttggtgtacaaacactttttcatatcaatattgtacatacatgtgattgtaaaagttttgtatattttggtttggcccatcgcgggttatctgtatttcCATACCACTTTagtgttctcttttgcctgactttcggctagcaaggtatgttgtcttTGGCTCCGAAattgtttaatataaaaccgtcataatgttacacaatgtactgttttgcaaccataagTTTGTTACAATGTGGATAATATAAAGATTTATGTTACCCTAGTTAGCGAGCTTTGTGAAACTTGTTATCTATTGTAACTTGTGAGTACTTGGGACGTGTTTGAGTGAGTGTCCATGTGATCGCGCAGGTGCCTGAGAGCTGTAACTGCGCCAAGggttaacataatgtgtgttgtctcttcgtgtgcaggtatgtctttaaTTTTGTCCGAATTATGTTCTGTGTAATTTTacttgtattgtatggtgtgctgTTGTGCATCAAATGTGTACACGCAGCACCTGTTATTTCCTTTTGGCGTTCTTTTGCCTGaccttcggctagcaaggtgcctgagagctgtgactgcgccaagggttaacataatgtgtgttgtctcttcgtgtgcagggcaaataaaaagatttcaactaGCAGAccgtcagttgtggcagcgtcccaATTAAAAGTACACAACGCAAAATGAACCACGCTAcactagcataggatggaggtctgttttttgccgcctcgtgcgtttccgtcggtagattagtggggttctgtgtggtagaggggatcaatccaattggcaaaatcgatatagttatatagtgacccaataaaaattgtccgatagacttattcagatagcagccgataagacagctaatgattagcgggccccagatgagcgttcaggtaaggTCGCGACGGAGGTGGCAGTTGGTTAACTCCCTCGGGCGgataacgtcggtagtcagtcgtgaaggccctgTGGGGCTCCGCATTGGCAGTAAAACGTGTCCCGATAGGTGATAGTAGCCctggagtggctgatggaactcttcagctggctagctccagaatAATTGATGTTAGCTCCGGGATCAACGTAAGCCAATagacacacggtttgcagctagctagctgcgagatccaggtgtaaatgtccagagcttgcagtTGAAACCCAGGGATATGGATACAAATAGGTTCagtatgttctggtctgagtcgcgttgtacaaaagtgGCGATATATTAAAGTGGCGATAGaactaaaggaatagctgatgaccacaaaccgtggttagctgaaatactaacgttagccagtaatctggctagcttctattgtggattttcagatttgaggtaaataatactttttttgtaattagtgaggcgggttgcaggaaagcgttttgaagttgagtttttggaaaaatacatatataaaagataggtgtatatatatatatatatatatatatatatacgggacAGGACAATACAGGACAAAAAGACATCTGACTGCTATTTCATCctggatgaaaaaaaaaaatttatgcttagagggacagagacattttgaaagtatgccttatctactttgaagaactagttaaatgattttgtcagacaggtCTGCAACATAGGCTACCTAAATAGAATGACTAGACAGTACAGCACAGAGAACGTTAGTTTTGGCTCGCTGACTGCTACTACCTGAGTAGAGATGAgattactttaagaaatgaaaAATAAGGAATTAATATACACAACTGATATTTGATTCCATAGTCATTTCCTATTTTTCTATTGATGTCTACCAATGTGGACCTGACAGAGACGATGGAATATGTTCAATGTTTTGGCAGTTATTTCATTTTTAAAGCATTAAATACATTAGCGAAAACCGTGATTATTTTTTCAATAATCTAACCGAAACCAAACCGACCTCAAAGAGCACTAATTGTTCAGTACTATTGCTTTCACTTGACTTTTTGCAGCTAGCAGACCCAAGCATTTGCTGGTGTACATCAACCCTTATGGGGGCAAGCAGCAAGTGCATTTATGAGCAGAAAGTCTCGCCTCTCTTCGCCTGTGCCTCCATCTCCACGGATGTGATTGGTGAGTGCCTGCCAAagacattaaacatgatttaataaTAGATGAGTCTTTATGGGCCAAGTCAAATTGTTCACTCTAGGCAAATGGGCACAAGCTCTCTCAGGCCGCACAGGAATATGACATCATGTACGGCCGCCATCTATCATCCTAGTTCCTCATTGGAAAGGATGATGGTCGTTGAATACTGGATTCCTTTACATCCCGTTTACTTCTCAGACTAGCGAAAGACTGTGAACATTTGTCAAAGTCATATATTTTGACGAATTGCATTTAACTATACAGCTGCTTCGGTTGATATCAAAATATTGATACAGTATTTGaacaattgtaaaaaaaaaaaataaaaaaaaataaagatatataAAACTTCTAAGGTGGGTGTGAAAATGTTTGCACATAAAATCAAACTATTCCTTTAGCTTCAAATTGTTTCAATGTCTAACAATTAGAGAAGAGAAAATGTCTACTTTAGGACTTCTGCAATCTCAGACTTCTTTATGGAAAATGCTTAGTCGATATATTGCTCCAAGTGAGTGAATGATTACGCCTTAAGTCCAAAATATCAATTTATGCAACAAATTAGGAAAACATAATGCGATATAAATGAATCAATTGTTAACCTGTTCAAGTTGACATTTCAAGTGTATCCCAACTACAAGAAGCACTTGAAAGACAAACGTGAAGCATGCTAAGACGTCTAACTCTTTCCTGGTCATTGGTTGTCATAGTTACAGAGCATGCCAATCATGCCAGGGACCACCTGAAGACAGAGGCGGAGTTAAAGAAATATGATGGATGAGTCGAGGATGGAGATGTTCTCAATGTCATTGTCGCTATAGTAATCAAAGGTCTGTTTTAAAGACCTCTTTGTAGTCTGGTTTTCAGCTCAACCGTCACTAAATCATATTCAACCAATCACAGTTGAACTAAAAACACCCCTGGTCAAGTATATTAATCTCAAACGACAAACAAAAAGATCAGTTTTGTTGTTCTGACCTCTGTGTtacatgacctttgacctctatGCAGAGTGGTGTGTGTAGGCAGGGACGGCATGTTCAGCGAGATAGTTCAGGGCCTGGTCTCTCGAACACAGAGGGATAACGGagtggaccagaacagcccgGAGGAGAAGCTGGTACCCTGTAGTGTCCGCATCGGCATTATATCCGCAGGTTAGTCAAGACCACACGCAGACATTCACAAGCACGTACACATTCTATACATGCCATCTGCAAGCATTCTCCTCTCTTGGTGTCTTGACAATGTAGAatcttatttatatatatatatatatatatatatatatttcaatttaAAGTTTGtttttcaatcaaccaaccaaacacattccacattcacagatgtgacagacttaaaaaaaaaaaaattaataaaaaattgttatatatatatacacaaagaaTAATTATTACAAAATTTAAAATATAGAACTTGCAGCAGCACTATCAAGGTTCTTTATTAGCTATTTCCAGCCTTAGCTGAGATGACGCCAATAATTCGTTTTTAGATTTTACAGCACCTTACACAACACGCATCTGCTCATCTCCCTGATCACCCCATTCGCTCTGTCCAATTTGAAATATAGTTGAGTAGTGGAGACCAGAGTCTATCAAACTTGGGCTGTCTCTTGTGTAGGTCAAAAGTGAGCTTTTCACGAGGGAGAAAGTCAACAATCTGGtcaatccacattttaaatgtaggagaGGTACTAGAGGCCCACAATAGAAGAATACATTTCTTAGCAAAGTATGTAATGGTCATAAGCAACTTTTCTCTGTcaggatcaagaacaaagtcctgctgggcattaagaagatagatacacggggtcatatcaaactgtacatctagtattttctgtgcagcagtatgtatagattgccaaaatctggcaatctttctacagctccaaaatacatgcatataggttccactttcagaggtacatcttttacagttaggagaaatgtctgttttcattCTATGGAGTCTCAAGGGAGTGTAATAAAATTTGTACAAAAATGTGTAATTAGAttctttcatttttacattagtagaggagcagtataccctgtcgcaaacctccgcccataactcatcactgatagtcagaccagggtccttttcccagattattttcaaaggaggagcctcctttctcagaaaggagtctatagatataaGATATTTTGCCTTTAATGGATTGTGCTGTGGCAAGAAGGGTTTCAACTTCATTCAACTGAGTTCTAAACCCCCTCTTGGAAGTAAATGAGGAAATGACTAGTCTAGTTTgaagatataaaaaaaaaaagggatCTTGGCACATTGAATTCACTGCAGAGCTCTTGAAAGGATTTCAGTGTAGTGGTCTTCTGATGAAATAGGTCTGAAAAGGTCCTGATTCCTAGAGTATGCCAAAGATTAAAGTTGGCATCCCTCAGGTCTTTTGGCAAGTCTGGGTTGCCTACTATAGGCGAGTGAGAACATTTTTGGGAGGAAATGCCCAGGTATTTCTTACAGTCCCTCCACGCTAGTAGGGTGCTGTAAATCACAAAGGTTTTGGCTATGTTGCCCACTTCACTAAAGTTATTAATGAATATAGTTGAGCTTAGTGGCAATGAACCACAGGATTGGGCTTCTATCTGGATCCACGTTGACGCTTGTCTGTTGTgatccatgttagcatgttgcggatttgggcagaacagtagtacaattgaagggagggaagggcaagACCGCCCTTAGATTCAGCTTTCGATTGAGTGGAGAGCTTGATCCTAGGTTTTTTATTGCCCCATATAAATTTTGGTGATGCTTTGGTTAATTGTTTTGAAAAAGGAAGCTGGGAGGTAGCATGGTAGcatctgaaataaatagttcAGTCTAGGGAGGATGTTCATACGGATGACATTAATTCTTCCTAGTAAGCTAATTGGGAGGGAGATCCAGGTTTGCAGATCGTTCTTGATTCGATCCAGGAGTGGAAGATAATTCTCCTTGAAAAGCCTATTCAGATCTGGTGTTATGAATATCCCACGGTATTGAAACCCCTGTGTCTTCCATTGGAATGGACATAGTGTCTTCATAGAACTGGTGAGTGTAATATTGAGAGGGCAGACAGTGGATTTGTTAAAATTAATCTTAGAACCTGGAAACGTGCCTTACTGAGCAATTGTGTCTAAAATGGGAGGAAGGGATTTCtcagggttggatatgtagagcaaGACATCATCCGCGTAAAGCGAAATCTTGTGCTGCAGGCCGCCTGCAGGAACACCTATAATACTTGGATTGCTCCTTATCAACTCTGCCAGAGGCTCCGCCCCCAACAAGTAGAGCAGGGGGGACAGCGAGCACCCTTGTCTTGTGCCCCATCCCAAATGGAATCTGTCAGAGTTTGGTCCGTTAGTAGTCACCATGGCATTTGGATGAGAGTATAGTGATTTGATCCATTTAATAAAGTTTGGGCCCATATTGAACTTTTCTAAGACTGAGAACAGAAAGCGCCACTCCATCCTGTCGAACGCCTTCTCAGCAtccagtgaagccagcaggacaggggtcttctgtgcgtttacttgatcaataatatcaaaaaGACGGCGAATGTTGTCAGAAGAGTATCTGTATCTAGTAAATCCAGTTTGGTCCACTTTTATTATTTTGTGAAGAAGAGTGTTTAGTCTTTTGGCGAGCAATTTGGAATCCAACAAGCTTATGGGCCGGAAGGAGGAGCAGGATATGGTGTCCTTGTCTTTTTTGAGCAACACTGTAATGCGAGCTGTGTGCATTGATTCTGGGAGAACTCCGTTTTTGCAAAAATCCTCCAGCATTGGCATGAAAATAGGGCTAAGCTGGGGCTAAAAAGCTTTGTAGAACTCTCTGGAGAATCCATCTGGGACTGGGGACCTGTTAGGTGGCATGGAGGTGATTGCCTCCTGGACCTCCTCAGGAGTGAAGGGGGAGTTGAGATCTTCTTGGTCGGTCTCTGATTGTTTAGGTAGCgagattccctctaggaaggagtggagttctgcctccgtgtgttttctctcagaggTATATAGTTTGCAGTAAAAATCATGAAAAGTTAAATTGATATTTTTTGGGTCATATGTGACCTCGTCCTCTGCTGTTTGGATAGCCATAATTGTATGCTCTGACTGCTCTTTTTTTAATTGATAAGCATGTAATCTACATGGCCTATTGTTTTactcatggtatttctgtttagtaaagattattattattattattattatttttttttatctcccGAGTATAGTCCAAATTCAGTTTGGCTTTGGCTGCTTTATGTTGACTCCAGGAGGTGCTGTCTGGGGATTGTTTATGTACTTTTTCACAGCGTTCCAGCTCCCCCTCCAGATCTAGCCTGTGTGCTTCCATTGCTTTTTTCTTAGAGGAAGCATATGCAATTAGATGACCTCTTAGTGTGGCTTTAGCAGCGTCCCACATTGTCGCCGGAGAAGCAGGAGATTCTTTGTtgtcttgtgtgtagttgtctatccaTGTAGTTACCAATGTATGGAATGCTTCGTTTGATAGCATGGAGGTGTTGAATTTCCAGCTCTGTGACCTCGATGTTTTTGCAGAGGTCAAAGCAGAGTTGGACAAAGGCGTACCTCTACTGTTGGATTTGAAAGAATGAGAAATACACCTGTCCCACCCAAGCTCTGCGGAGTTTGGCATGTTCAGCATCACAGAGGTGTATCTCTTGCAATAGCGCGATGTCTGCTTTTTCCTTTTTTAGAGCACATAGTATCTTTTTCCGTTTTATTGCATGACCTAGACCATGGCAGTTCCATGTCAATAGATTTAAGGGTCCTCTCGCGCTAGCTTTTTCTGAAGCTAGCTGCTTCTTGGAGGCTTTTTCCGTCGCTAATGCTCGAGTCCGGGTAAAAATGTCACCTGTAGTGTCGCCTTTTGTAGCCGCCATGACTTTTTGACTAAAGCTAAATGAGTTTAAACTTGAAGTGGGGGTAAGATTAAGAATTGGAAACTACTTGTGCGGAGCTCCTAGTTCATGCGGCCATCTCGTTCAGGGGTCACGTGATCCTCTTATTTAGATTTAATATTTTGGATTTAATGTAACAATGTTCTTGTCTATAGCTATTCTGTACTCTGTCGTATAATTTGTTTTATGTGGAAGTGTAGCTCCTGCatgtgcaacagctaatgggatcCTAATAAAGTTTTAAAAAACACACCATTATGTTTACATAGCAATGATCACATCAATAGCTCAGTTTATGACCTGACTGCGTAAGTTTACAAACTAATGTCAACCATGAGGTCCATTTCATGTACACTACACTATCTGTTGATTTCCGCTTTccatcttacacacacacacacacacaccctggccgTGATCCCAGTCTCCAAGGGTGTTGGGATATGCAATAAACATTTCCAATACATGCATATTagtacacacttgtacatgtatgAGAGGGGACAattataagcacccaccaaattattattattacaaacgCACACACTGCTAGCTTTTGTCTGTGTAGGCAGGAACATAATGTATCATTGTCTTGTTTTGTGTGGTATCCAGGTTCAACGGACTGCATCTGCTATGCCACTGCCGGCATCAATGACCCTGTGACCTCAGCTTTACATGTCATAGTGGGTGGGTGCAGGcaattaaaatgcctttaaaaATAGTGTAACTGACATTTTTATACAGCACAGACTAGTAGCATAAGCATTCTGCATTCTGTTCCAGTTCTTTCCTGGAGATTCATTGTGAACAGAAATGTCTCGTGTTTGTCACTTCTATGTTATCGCTATGGCACACTCAGCTGACCAACAAGTGACAGCCGTGACCTACTTATTCAAAGCTTTTGAGATAAGAAGAAACTGCTGGAGGTCAGTGTGGGTGGATGGGTGTGCTTTTTTTTATAGTAAAAGCACATAGTGTGTCATCACACCTCTTTAAGacactgtaccccacacacacagtatctgtggAGGATCACTCATACTAGACTCCTGCCTTCACAGGAGACTTCCAGCCAATGGACGTGTGCTCGGTCCATCACAACACATTCTTGAGGTATTCCATCTCCCTGCTTGGATACGGTTTCTCTGGTGACGTGCTGGCAGACAGCGAGAGGAAACGCTGGATGGGACCAGCCAGATATGGCTTTTCAGGTGGGTCAGAGGAGTAGCTTTAGCTGTTTTAGGAAATACAACCATTGGGACTGTTACGGTAGTCTGTTGCTGTTGCTAGTGATATGGCATGATGTTGTTTTGTGCAGGTTTTAAGACGTCCCTGACACATCACCACTATGAAGGGGCTGTGTCTTTTCTACCAGCAACTGACATACCGGGAACACCGCGAGACAAGACCAGGTGTAGAGATGGGTATGTAATACTGTACACGTACAACCTGTTGTGTAGTTTAGTATTACATGTTTGTCTAGATGGTGCAAAGGAGATTGCCCACTTGGCTAGCCAACTCCATTCCTGCTTTCCAGGTGCTTCATATGCCAGCACATCGGGCAGCT carries:
- the LOC129850682 gene encoding ceramide kinase-like; this translates as MFSEIVQGLVSRTQRDNGVDQNSPEEKLVPCSVRIGIISAGSTDCICYATAGINDPVTSALHVIVGDFQPMDVCSVHHNTFLRYSISLLGYGFSGDVLADSERKRWMGPARYGFSGFKTSLTHHHYEGAVSFLPATDIPGTPRDKTRCRDGCFICQHIGQLYSGDSPEESKTAPLY